A section of the Sebastes fasciatus isolate fSebFas1 chromosome 5, fSebFas1.pri, whole genome shotgun sequence genome encodes:
- the jun gene encoding transcription factor Jun, whose translation MYTKMETTFYDDSLNAFSQHDNNNTTVSGFGYSSNAKVLKHNMTLNLTNPTGSLHLKPHKASSDILLTSPDVGLLKLASPELERLIIQSSNGLITTTPTPTQFMCPKNVTDEQEGFAEGFVRALAELHHQHMPGCTGSNASITSTSAPQSVNTALPPVTSVTGATMRSDSPVYEDLSTFNPSISTVSAPNYTTTAPTMSFNSAPQLPIYLQQPSSRLSALKEEPQTVPEMPGDTPPLSPIDMENQERIKAERKRMRNRIAASKCRKRKLERISRLEDKVKNLKSQNSELASTANMLREQVAQLKQKVMNHVNSGCQLMLTQQLQTF comes from the coding sequence ATGTATACCAAGATGGAAACTACTTTCTATGACGACTCACTCAACGCTTTCTCCCAgcacgacaacaacaacaccaccgtGTCCGGCTTCGGATACAGCAGCAACGCCAAAGTGCTGAAACACAACATGACACTGAACCTCACCAACCCAACTGGCTCTCTTCACCTGAAACCTCACAAAGCCAGCAGCGAcatcctcctcacctctccGGACGTGGGTTTGCTGAAGCTGGCCTCTCCGGAGCTGGAGCGCCTCATCATCCAGTCCAGCAACGGACTCATCACCacgacaccgacaccgacacaGTTCATGTGTCCGAAGAATGTCACCGACGAGCAGGAGGGTTTTGCAGAAGGCTTCGTGCGAGCTTTGGCTGAGCTGCACCACCAACACATGCCGGGATGCACAGGTAGTAATGCCAGCATCACCTCCACCTCGGCTCCTCAGAGTGTCAACACCGCGTTGCCACCGGTTACATCCGTTACCGGAGCAACCATGCGCTCAGACTCACCAGTTTATGAGGATTTGAGCACTTTCAACCCATCCATCAGCACCGTTTCTGCACCAAACTACACCACCACAGCTCCGACTATGAGCTTCAACTCTGCTCCCCAGCTTCCCATCTACTTGCAGCAGCCATCCTCTCGGCTCTCTGCGCTCAAAGAGGAGCCACAAACCGTCCCGGAGATGCCCGGAGAcacgcctcctctctctccgatcgacatggagaaccAGGAGCGCATCAAGGCGGAGAGGAAGCGCATGAGGAACCGCATCGCAGCCTCCAAGTGCCGGAAAAGGAAGCTGGAGCGCATCTCCAGGCTGGAGGATAAAGTGAAGAACCTGAAGTCGCAGAACTCGGAGCTTGCATCCACAGCAAACATGTTGCGTGAACAGGTGGCTCAGCTGAAGCAGAAGGTGATGAACCACGTTAATAGTGGATGTCAGCTCATGTTGACGCAGCAGCTCCAGACCTTCTGA
- the caiap gene encoding CARD- and ANK-domain containing inflammasome adapter protein, which produces MFNILKGFDAEASSTYINPYAVDVIRSKRRDLVYGISHTEDLLDLLVTEGVLTAAKRSIVLAIRTHKDQNSRVLDILEARGERACRKFFHPCLLLAEPDLYQRIKTYVGGVNERIRDTKRQLIGYLLERDQEGMDDITERAVTRKTLFTTKGTKKTSSEKEDRMTLLKSEEHKPAQPENLIHMIASDGELVLLEELLEDTDINTVNSSNETLLHAAAEHGHLSIIETLIRKGARLDLQDNKGHTALHRAANRGHTEIVRALVEAGAPIYTLDLQGKTPIHLAVENEHLDSVEVLVKEEAKQSESHTQDMFLHTAAVEDNWRLAELLLQSGAAVDARNNHKKTPLFYAVSRNNEKTVTVLLNAGAKVDYDVINEAVNLSEESFLRLLLDNPRGALSQETLGSALFSAVKQNHDGVVTALIDSGANMNMVDKQGYTPLLLSAELGHTEVFRVLVAKQAKVDATLSDLSSALHLAVHSGSVPIVQMLLEKGLDPNITGPKAQTPLHLAAQCNRPELVGLLFTAGAQVNAVAQDGLTPLHIASQQGHADPVIQLLQGKADPGVKDRLGKTALHLAASSQGGSRVVDLLLSAKANPNTADNEKKTALHLAAMEGKVDAVTSLLSHKAKGGAKDMDGTTPLHYAAAGGHASVVSALLQSLNNKGIEERNAWRKTPLHAAAERGHDGVVVLLLEAGAKINNTDHSKDTPLHCAARGGHQEVVKMLVNWGQAGHMGRRKKVNLQATNNVGKTPLQVAESGDTTEHESIATLLMRKMFLIK; this is translated from the exons atgttcaacatACTCAAGGGTTTTGATGCTGAAGCGTCATCGACCTACATCAACCCCTACGCAGTGGATGTAATCCGGTCAAAGAGAAGGGATCTGGTTTATGGGATCTCACACACCGAGGATCTTCTGGATCTCCTCGTCACGGAGGGGGTCCTGACAGCAGCGAAGAGGTCCATCGTCTTGGCCATCAGGACTCACAAAGATCAAAACTCCAGGGTCCTGGACATCCTGGAGGCCAGAGGTGAAAGGGCATGTCGCAAATTCTTCCATCCGTGTCTTTTGCTGGCAGAACCCGACCTCTACCAGCGAATCAAGACCTATGTGGGTGGTGTAAATGAACGTATTCGAGACACGAAGAGGCAGCTTATTGGGTATTTGCTGGAGAGGGACCAGGAGGGGATGGATGACATTACTGAGAGAGCCGTCACTCGGAAGACTTTATTTACCACCAAAGGAACTAAGAAAACTAGCTCTGAAAAGGAAGACAGAATGACACTTTTAAAATCAGAGGAGCACAAACCAGCACAACCAGAAAACCTCATCCACATGATCGCTTCAGACGGGGAGCTAGTACTGCTGGAGGAGCTCTTAGAAGACACTGATATTAACACTGTCAACTCCTCCAATGAGACTCTATTACATGCAGCTGCAGAGCACGGTCACCTGTCCATCATTGAGACCTTGATCCGTAAAGGAGCCAGACTGGACCTGCAGGACAATAAAGGTCACACTGCTCTTCACAGAGCAGCCAACAGGGGTCACACTGAGATAGTCAGGGCCCTCGTAGAGGCCGGGGCCCCCATCTACACTCTGGATCTGCAAGGCAAAACCCCCATTCACCTGGCGGTGGAAAATGAGCACCTGGATTCTGTGGAGGTCCTGGTGAAGGAGGAGGCCAAGCAGTCCGAGAGCCACACACAGGACATGTTTCTTCACACAGCAGCTGTGGAAGATAACTGGAGGCTGGCTGAGTTGCTGCTGCAGAGCGGGGCTGCTGTCGACGCCAGAAACAACCATAAAAAAACTCCTCTGTTTTATGCAGTGTCCAGGAACAACGAGAAAACGGTGACAGTCCTCCTAAACGCGGGGGCTAAAGTTGACTATGATGTTATAAATGAGGCCGTTAATCTCAGTGAAGAATCATTTCTCCGTCTGCTGCTTG ATAATCCCAGAGGAGCTCTGAGTCAAGAAACCCTGGGCTCTGCTCTCTTCTCAGCTGTTAAACAGAACCATGATGGAGTGGTAACTGCTCTCATAGACAGCGGAGCAAACATGAACATGGTAGACAAACAGGGGTACACTCCTCTCCTGTTGTCAGCTGAGCTGGGGCACACCGAGGTCTTCAG agTGCTGGTAGCAAAACAGGCCAAAGTGGATGCTACTTTATCCGACCTCTCCTCAGCGTTGCACCTGGCTGTCCACAGTGGCAGTGTGCCCATAGTGCAGATGTTGCTGGAAAAGGGATTAGACCCGAACATTACTGGACCTAAAGCCCAAACCCCTCTACACCTGGCAGCTCAGTGCAATAGGCCAGAATTAGTTGGTCTGTTGTTTACAGCTGGAGCACAG GTAAATGCAGTAGCCCAGGATGGGCTGACCCCTCTGCATATAGCCAGTCAACAGGGCCATGCAGACCCAGTGATTCAGCTTCTTCAAGGCAAGGCGGACCCAGGAGTGAAAGACCGGCTGGGGAAGACAGCCTTGCACTTGGCAGCCTCTTCACAGGGAGGAAGTCGTGTGGTAGACTTGCTGCTGTCGGCCAAAGCCAACCCAAACACCGCTgataacgagaaaaaaactgcTCTGCACCTGGCTGCGATGGAGGGGAAGGTAGATGCTGTGACCTCACTGTTGTCCCACAAGGCAAAGGGCGGGGCTAAAGACATGGATGGCACCACGCCTCTACATTACGCAGCAGCTGGTGGGCATGCCAGCGTTGTTTCAGCTCTTCTACAGTCACTCAACAACAAGGGGATAGAGGAGAGGAACGCGTGGAGGAAAACGCCGCTTCATGCTGCAGCCGAGAGGGGCCATGATGGTGTGGTGGTGCTGCTCCTGGAGGCCGGGGCAAAGATCAACAACACGGATCACAGTAAAGACACTCCTCTGCACTGTGCTGCACGGGGTGGACACCAGGAGGTGGTGAAAATGCTTGTAAACTGGGGCCAAGCTGGGCACATGGGGCGGCGGAAGAAGGTGAATCTGCAGGCTACCAATAATGTTGGGAAGACACCTCTGCAGGTGGCAGAGAGCGGAGACACAACAGAACACGAGAGCATCGCAACTTTACTCATGAGAAAGATGTTTCTTATCAAATAA